From a single Adhaeribacter swui genomic region:
- a CDS encoding LiaF transmembrane domain-containing protein: protein MSMQHTSSSSGKIVAGLIIMAVGFVFLLRQMNYPLPHWLFSWPMILIVVGLINGAKSGFRHFGWLILIGLGMAFLLDQMYPVFQITRYAWPLFIIGAGLFMILNRNRSFPGREERRQRWQERREQFFNHTNATSATTPYQTAEPPVTTLQPDPQVYGNSNPEPTASAIHNSEFIEITAVLGGIKRNILSKNVTGADITAFMGGAELNFSQADIHGRVVVDVTLIMGGCKLIVPSNWQVISEITAIMGGLDDKRNIIPATNTPNQKVLVLKGVALMGGIDIASYI, encoded by the coding sequence ATGAGCATGCAGCACACAAGTTCTTCCTCTGGTAAAATTGTTGCCGGATTAATCATAATGGCCGTGGGTTTTGTTTTCTTACTGCGCCAAATGAATTACCCCTTGCCGCACTGGCTTTTTTCCTGGCCCATGATTTTAATTGTTGTTGGTTTAATAAATGGCGCTAAATCTGGCTTTCGGCATTTTGGCTGGCTAATATTAATTGGCTTAGGGATGGCTTTTTTATTGGATCAAATGTATCCGGTATTTCAAATTACCCGTTATGCCTGGCCTCTATTTATCATTGGTGCAGGTTTATTCATGATTTTAAACCGGAACCGTTCTTTCCCAGGCCGTGAAGAACGCCGGCAGCGCTGGCAAGAACGCCGGGAACAATTTTTTAATCATACCAATGCAACCTCAGCTACAACTCCGTACCAAACCGCGGAACCACCCGTTACTACCCTGCAACCCGACCCCCAGGTATACGGCAATTCAAACCCGGAACCAACCGCATCCGCCATACACAACAGCGAGTTTATAGAAATTACTGCCGTATTAGGCGGTATCAAACGCAATATTTTATCTAAAAATGTTACCGGTGCCGATATTACTGCTTTTATGGGAGGTGCTGAACTAAACTTTTCGCAAGCCGATATCCATGGCCGGGTAGTTGTGGATGTAACGTTAATTATGGGTGGCTGTAAGCTGATTGTTCCTTCAAATTGGCAGGTAATTTCAGAAATTACGGCCATTATGGGCGGCCTGGACGATAAACGAAACATTATACCTGCTACTAACACGCCAAACCAAAAAGTTTTAGTTCTGAAAGGTGTGGCCTTAATGGGAGGCATTGATATAGCCAGCTACATCTAA
- a CDS encoding sensor histidine kinase, protein MEFSSPFTQSRVLLILSVCWLMLALLQAYALNSFGWEGDVVISDSGISTIILLLLGFVLVNILRFYRPRPDRYWFLISYCTVFSLMWLFLSYEFLTLSNEEEKNYQVFLIRSLPIRFIFGFFTMGWITMLTIIWHNQQDQKAHQRRRAHAEKLAREAELLNLREQLNPHFLFNSLNSISALVGTRPAEARHMIHQLSDFLRGTLKKEEDQWVSLAEELTHLQLYLDIEKVRFGHRLQTEITAEPGCAEMRLPPMLLQPLVENAIKFGLYDTTGTVVISLQAQCIENYLRLTVQNPYDPQTSRPRQGTGFGLSSVQRRLYLLFARNDLFATQTEGNLFTTTLIIPQLA, encoded by the coding sequence ATGGAGTTCTCCTCTCCTTTTACTCAATCCCGGGTTTTACTAATCTTAAGTGTGTGCTGGCTCATGTTAGCTTTGCTGCAAGCCTACGCGCTTAATAGCTTTGGGTGGGAAGGAGATGTGGTAATTTCGGATAGCGGCATTAGTACAATAATCTTGTTATTGTTGGGGTTTGTATTAGTTAATATTTTGCGCTTTTACCGTCCCCGGCCCGACCGTTATTGGTTTTTAATTTCTTACTGCACTGTGTTTTCTTTAATGTGGCTTTTCTTGTCGTACGAATTCCTGACGCTGAGCAACGAAGAAGAAAAAAATTATCAGGTATTTCTGATCCGGTCTTTACCTATCCGGTTTATTTTTGGCTTTTTTACCATGGGCTGGATTACCATGCTCACCATAATCTGGCACAATCAGCAAGACCAGAAAGCGCACCAACGCCGGCGGGCGCATGCCGAAAAACTAGCCCGCGAAGCCGAGTTATTAAATTTACGGGAACAACTAAATCCGCATTTTTTATTTAATAGTTTAAATTCCATCAGCGCCCTGGTAGGCACCCGCCCCGCCGAAGCCCGGCACATGATTCACCAGTTATCCGACTTTTTACGCGGAACTTTAAAAAAAGAAGAAGATCAATGGGTAAGCCTGGCCGAAGAACTGACGCATTTGCAACTATACCTGGACATTGAAAAAGTGCGGTTTGGCCACCGGTTACAAACCGAGATTACCGCCGAACCAGGCTGTGCCGAAATGCGCCTCCCTCCTATGTTATTACAGCCTTTAGTGGAAAATGCTATAAAATTTGGTTTATACGACACTACAGGCACCGTAGTGATTAGCTTGCAGGCGCAATGTATTGAAAACTATTTACGATTAACGGTTCAGAACCCTTACGATCCGCAAACTTCCCGCCCCCGGCAAGGTACCGGTTTTGGTTTAAGCAGTGTGCAGCGGCGGCTTTATTTACTTTTTGCCCGCAACGATTTATTTGCCACCCAAACGGAGGGCAACCTATTTACTACCACCTTAATTATTCCGCAACTAGCATGA
- a CDS encoding DinB family protein, producing the protein MENNQLEVWLRGPLPGIPDLLQPVAHALLQAREEVNALTQNFPDALLWQKLSNLATVGFHLQHLSGVLDRLFTYARGESLDAAQIKALSDESNPDPAIFTLSYLTEKFNQQVDFALAQLRTTDSSKLTEVRFVGRAKIPSTMLGLLVHAAEHTQRHVGQLLVTSRLLKDRSATLI; encoded by the coding sequence ATGGAAAATAATCAATTAGAAGTTTGGCTACGTGGCCCGCTACCCGGAATACCGGATTTGTTACAACCCGTAGCGCATGCGTTGTTACAGGCCCGTGAAGAAGTTAATGCATTAACCCAAAACTTTCCGGATGCATTACTTTGGCAGAAATTAAGCAACTTAGCTACGGTTGGTTTTCACTTACAACATTTATCGGGTGTGTTGGATCGGTTATTTACTTATGCCCGTGGCGAATCCTTAGATGCTGCTCAAATAAAAGCCCTCTCGGATGAAAGTAATCCGGATCCGGCAATTTTTACTTTATCTTATTTAACGGAAAAATTTAACCAACAAGTTGATTTTGCCTTGGCCCAACTACGCACCACCGACAGCAGCAAACTAACCGAAGTACGCTTTGTGGGGCGAGCCAAAATACCCTCTACCATGTTGGGTTTATTGGTTCATGCCGCGGAACATACCCAAAGGCATGTAGGCCAGTTATTAGTTACTAGTCGGTTATTAAAAGACAGGTCAGCAACTTTAATTTAA
- a CDS encoding LytR/AlgR family response regulator transcription factor, with translation MKALIIDDEPLARSLVLEYLQAYPQIQVMQECNDGFEGVKAVQQHQPDLIFLDIQMPKINGFEMLELIEEPPTVIFTTAFDQYALKAFEAHAVDYLLKPFSQERFNKAIQKLLEQKGAAPDTKAKTTALLETAAQSSEKHDRVVVKLGHKINIIPVDDIQYLAADDDYVNLHTAYGTFLKNRTMSYFEKSLDAQQFVRVHRSYMVQIAQITRLDPYQKDTYIAKLRSGAEIPVSRAGYSKLKAVLEL, from the coding sequence ATGAAAGCATTAATCATTGACGATGAACCATTGGCCCGCTCCTTGGTTTTAGAATATTTGCAAGCCTATCCCCAAATACAAGTAATGCAGGAATGTAATGATGGTTTTGAAGGGGTAAAAGCCGTACAGCAGCATCAACCCGATTTAATTTTTCTGGACATTCAAATGCCTAAAATTAATGGTTTTGAAATGCTGGAGTTAATAGAAGAACCCCCAACCGTTATTTTCACCACGGCTTTCGACCAATACGCTTTAAAGGCTTTTGAAGCCCACGCCGTAGATTATCTTTTAAAACCGTTTAGTCAGGAACGGTTTAATAAAGCCATTCAGAAATTGTTGGAACAAAAAGGCGCTGCCCCGGACACCAAAGCCAAAACTACCGCTTTACTGGAAACAGCGGCCCAATCGTCGGAAAAGCACGACCGGGTGGTGGTAAAACTAGGTCATAAAATTAATATTATTCCGGTGGATGATATTCAGTATTTAGCGGCCGATGACGACTACGTAAACCTGCACACCGCCTATGGTACTTTTTTAAAAAACCGCACCATGAGCTACTTCGAAAAGTCGTTGGACGCGCAGCAATTTGTGCGGGTGCACCGTTCTTACATGGTGCAAATAGCGCAAATTACCCGCTTAGACCCTTACCAGAAAGACACCTACATCGCAAAACTTCGGTCAGGAGCCGAAATTCCGGTGAGCCGGGCGGGGTATAGCAAGTTAAAAGCAGTATTGGAATTATAA
- a CDS encoding Ig-like domain-containing protein codes for MKKNFTINHGSLKWRMINKSKVILLFACIIGIQVNPPAFAYNKVKNNENPTSEPSASTAFAGEKVTSFTLINADTDQPIQTLTNGTTLYLAKLPTKNLNIRANTYPAKVGSVYFSLTGAQVHNQMQTDVPLALFGDASGDYNPWIPTNGNYTLKCTPYSGAAGSGTAGTSLTINFTVNTGTTSVRPYVTAVRPANGATNVSLDQSVSVDLKYPGGNYIKTSTVNTSTVKLFKVYSTGKVQVTGTAVNSTAAGDAVTLSATLVPNTNYEFQITDGVKDDNGNALIPFSSKFKTTATTPDCGYLCNVSFTEKTLITNSFSTTGFTTLVIGPDRRLYAATSAGKIERWDIKSDGTIANRVTISPFGTAKRLLIGFRFAPNATATNLLAYISHSAPVFTNAAEWSGKISRINLNTPSKPQVVDYVVNLPRSYKDHSTNSIDFGPDGALYFPQGSNTAMGALDGAWGNRPEKLLSGAILRLDLTKAQQQGLPVNVKTQEGGTYNPYASNAPLTIFATGVRNAYDLVWHSNKELYVPTNGSAAGGNIPALVKGSVWSNGTTYTGATVPALTDVRQTMGDYLFRVVKGGYYGHPNQLRHEYIMNGGNPTSGVDPAEVTEYKVGTPKEPNYRGYAYSFGLNKSPNGIIEYKSNAFNGKLKGKMLVCRFSGGDDIMILDPDATNKSKITATEGIKVPGLRRPFANPLDIIEDVKTGNLYISEYYDSNGDGQPRITLLKANIPATSAASTAIADASITEADAISVKQTSLEINVFPNPNPGNNMNIEVKNFAAQLPVIFTLQNVMGQVVHTSSIITDDQGNGSTEITLKQQLGAGVYLLQAAGGTRSIQTKVVVK; via the coding sequence ATGAAAAAAAATTTTACAATTAATCATGGTAGCCTCAAATGGCGAATGATTAATAAGTCGAAAGTAATTCTACTTTTTGCTTGTATCATCGGCATTCAGGTAAATCCACCCGCGTTTGCCTATAACAAGGTTAAAAACAACGAAAACCCTACATCAGAACCTTCAGCTTCTACTGCATTTGCCGGCGAAAAAGTTACTAGCTTTACATTAATCAATGCCGATACCGACCAACCTATTCAAACACTTACGAATGGTACAACACTCTACTTAGCTAAACTACCCACTAAAAATTTAAATATCCGGGCAAATACTTACCCCGCTAAAGTTGGTAGCGTTTACTTTTCCTTAACTGGCGCTCAGGTACATAACCAAATGCAAACAGACGTTCCTTTGGCGTTATTTGGCGATGCTAGCGGCGACTATAATCCTTGGATACCCACCAACGGCAATTATACATTGAAATGTACGCCTTACTCGGGAGCAGCCGGTTCCGGCACGGCTGGAACCTCATTAACCATTAACTTTACCGTTAACACCGGCACAACAAGTGTACGCCCCTATGTAACCGCGGTGCGCCCAGCTAATGGCGCTACCAATGTGTCATTAGATCAATCTGTTTCGGTGGATTTAAAATACCCCGGTGGAAATTATATAAAAACCTCAACGGTTAACACTAGTACGGTTAAACTGTTTAAGGTTTATTCTACCGGCAAGGTGCAGGTTACGGGTACAGCGGTTAACTCTACGGCAGCCGGCGACGCAGTTACTTTATCGGCTACTTTGGTGCCAAATACTAATTACGAGTTTCAGATTACCGATGGCGTAAAAGATGATAACGGCAACGCTTTAATTCCGTTTTCTTCTAAATTTAAAACAACGGCTACTACGCCGGATTGCGGCTATTTGTGTAATGTTTCCTTCACAGAAAAAACCTTAATAACCAATTCTTTTAGCACTACCGGCTTTACTACTTTGGTTATTGGTCCGGACCGGCGGTTGTATGCTGCTACCTCGGCCGGAAAAATTGAACGTTGGGACATTAAATCAGATGGTACAATTGCTAACCGGGTTACTATCTCGCCTTTTGGTACTGCTAAGCGTTTACTAATAGGTTTTAGGTTTGCCCCTAATGCCACAGCCACCAATTTATTGGCTTATATCAGCCACTCTGCCCCGGTATTTACCAACGCGGCAGAATGGTCCGGTAAAATTTCCCGCATTAACCTGAACACTCCTTCTAAACCGCAGGTAGTAGATTACGTGGTTAACCTTCCCCGCTCCTACAAAGATCATTCAACTAACAGCATTGATTTTGGACCGGATGGCGCTTTGTATTTCCCGCAAGGTAGTAATACGGCCATGGGAGCTCTGGACGGTGCTTGGGGTAACCGCCCGGAAAAGCTGTTAAGTGGGGCTATTTTACGTCTGGACCTAACCAAAGCGCAGCAGCAAGGTTTGCCTGTTAACGTTAAAACGCAAGAAGGTGGTACTTATAACCCGTACGCCTCTAATGCGCCTTTAACTATTTTTGCTACTGGGGTACGTAATGCGTATGACTTGGTATGGCATTCTAATAAAGAACTGTACGTACCTACCAATGGCTCGGCGGCGGGTGGTAATATACCGGCTTTGGTAAAAGGTTCGGTTTGGTCTAATGGTACTACTTATACCGGAGCTACCGTTCCAGCTTTAACGGATGTGCGCCAAACCATGGGCGATTATCTTTTCCGGGTGGTAAAAGGCGGTTATTATGGTCATCCAAATCAGCTTCGGCACGAGTATATTATGAACGGGGGTAATCCTACCAGCGGGGTTGATCCGGCTGAAGTAACGGAATACAAAGTAGGTACGCCAAAAGAACCTAACTACCGGGGCTACGCTTATAGTTTTGGTTTAAATAAGTCGCCGAATGGTATTATAGAGTACAAGAGCAACGCTTTTAATGGTAAACTAAAAGGTAAAATGTTGGTTTGCCGGTTTAGCGGCGGCGATGATATTATGATATTAGACCCTGATGCTACCAATAAAAGCAAAATTACGGCTACTGAAGGCATTAAAGTACCCGGTTTACGTCGACCGTTTGCGAATCCCTTAGATATTATTGAAGACGTTAAAACGGGTAATTTGTATATTTCTGAATACTACGACAGCAATGGCGATGGCCAGCCCCGGATAACTTTGTTAAAAGCGAATATTCCGGCTACCAGTGCTGCCAGTACAGCTATAGCGGATGCCTCGATTACCGAAGCCGATGCTATTTCGGTAAAACAAACCAGTTTAGAGATTAACGTGTTTCCAAATCCTAATCCGGGCAATAACATGAACATAGAAGTTAAGAATTTTGCAGCCCAGTTACCGGTAATATTTACTTTGCAAAATGTGATGGGCCAGGTAGTACATACTTCTTCTATTATTACCGACGATCAAGGCAATGGTAGTACCGAAATTACTTTAAAACAGCAATTAGGAGCGGGTGTTTATCTGTTGCAAGCTGCCGGAGGTACCCGCAGCATCCAAACCAAAGTAGTAGTTAAGTAA